A portion of the Macaca mulatta isolate MMU2019108-1 chromosome 4, T2T-MMU8v2.0, whole genome shotgun sequence genome contains these proteins:
- the LY6G6F gene encoding lymphocyte antigen 6 complex locus protein G6f isoform X1: MAVLFLLLFLYGTPQAADNIQAIYVALGEAMELPCPSPPTLHGDEHLSWFRSPAAGSFTTLVAQVRVGRPAPDPGKPGRESRLRLLGNYSLWLEGSKEEDAGRYWCAVLGQHHNYQNWRVYDVLVLKGSQLSARAADGSPCNVLLCSVVPSRRMDSVTWQEGKGPVKGRVQSFWGSEAALLLVCPGEGLSEPRSRRPRIIRCLMTHNKGVSFSLAASMDASPAFCAPSVGWDMSWILMLLLTMGQGVIILALSIVLWRQRVRGAPVRAASIPQFKPEIQVYENIHLARLGPPAHKTR, translated from the exons ATGGCAGTCTTATTCCTCCTCCTGTTCCTATATGGAACTCCCCAGGCTGCAG ACAACATCCAGGCCATCTATGTGGCCTTGGGGGAGGCAATGGAACTGCCATGTCCCTCACCACCCACTCTACATGGGGACGAACACCTGTCATGGTTCCGCAGCCCTGCAGCAGGCTCCTTCACCACCCTGGTAGCCCAAGTCCGAGTGGGCAGGCCAGCCCCAGACCCTGGAAAACCAGGAAGGGAATCCAGGCTCCGACTGCTGGGGAATTATTCTTTGTGGCTGGAGGGATCCAAGGAGGAAGATGCCGGGCGGTACTGGTGCGCTGTGCTAGGTCAGCACCACAACTACCAGAACTGGAGGGTGTACGACGTCTTGGTGCTCAAAG GATCCCAGTTATCTGCAAGGGCTGCAGATGGATCCCCCTGCAATGTCCTCCTGTGCTCTGTGGTCCCCAGCAGACGCATGGACTCTGTGACCTGGCAGGAAGGGAAGGGTCCCGTGAAGGGCCGTGTTCAGTCCTTCTGGGGCAGTGAGGCTGCCCTGCTCTTGGTGTGTCCTGGGGAGGGGCTTTCTGAGCCCAGGAGCCGAAGACCAAGAATCATCCGCTGCCTCATGACTCACAACAAAGGGGTCAGCTTTAGCCTGGCAG CCTCCATGGATGCTTCTCCTGCCTTCTGTGCCCCTTCCGTGGGCTGGGACATGTCTTGGATTCTGATGCTGCTGCTCACAATGGGCCAGGGAGTCATCATCCTGGCCCTCAGCATTGTGCTCTGGAGGCAGAGGGTCCGTGGGGCTCCAGTCAGAG CTGCCTCGATTCCTCAGTTCAAACCCGAAATCCAGGTCTATGAGAACATCCATTTGGCCCGTCTCGG CCCACCTGCCCACAAGACCAGGTGA
- the LY6G6F gene encoding lymphocyte antigen 6 complex locus protein G6f isoform X2, with product MELPCPSPPTLHGDEHLSWFRSPAAGSFTTLVAQVRVGRPAPDPGKPGRESRLRLLGNYSLWLEGSKEEDAGRYWCAVLGQHHNYQNWRVYDVLVLKGSQLSARAADGSPCNVLLCSVVPSRRMDSVTWQEGKGPVKGRVQSFWGSEAALLLVCPGEGLSEPRSRRPRIIRCLMTHNKGVSFSLAASMDASPAFCAPSVGWDMSWILMLLLTMGQGVIILALSIVLWRQRVRGAPVRAASIPQFKPEIQVYENIHLARLGPPAHKTR from the exons ATGGAACTGCCATGTCCCTCACCACCCACTCTACATGGGGACGAACACCTGTCATGGTTCCGCAGCCCTGCAGCAGGCTCCTTCACCACCCTGGTAGCCCAAGTCCGAGTGGGCAGGCCAGCCCCAGACCCTGGAAAACCAGGAAGGGAATCCAGGCTCCGACTGCTGGGGAATTATTCTTTGTGGCTGGAGGGATCCAAGGAGGAAGATGCCGGGCGGTACTGGTGCGCTGTGCTAGGTCAGCACCACAACTACCAGAACTGGAGGGTGTACGACGTCTTGGTGCTCAAAG GATCCCAGTTATCTGCAAGGGCTGCAGATGGATCCCCCTGCAATGTCCTCCTGTGCTCTGTGGTCCCCAGCAGACGCATGGACTCTGTGACCTGGCAGGAAGGGAAGGGTCCCGTGAAGGGCCGTGTTCAGTCCTTCTGGGGCAGTGAGGCTGCCCTGCTCTTGGTGTGTCCTGGGGAGGGGCTTTCTGAGCCCAGGAGCCGAAGACCAAGAATCATCCGCTGCCTCATGACTCACAACAAAGGGGTCAGCTTTAGCCTGGCAG CCTCCATGGATGCTTCTCCTGCCTTCTGTGCCCCTTCCGTGGGCTGGGACATGTCTTGGATTCTGATGCTGCTGCTCACAATGGGCCAGGGAGTCATCATCCTGGCCCTCAGCATTGTGCTCTGGAGGCAGAGGGTCCGTGGGGCTCCAGTCAGAG CTGCCTCGATTCCTCAGTTCAAACCCGAAATCCAGGTCTATGAGAACATCCATTTGGCCCGTCTCGG CCCACCTGCCCACAAGACCAGGTGA